The genome window TGACGCAGAATACCGTTCTTCCTGCCTCGACACCGCTCCTCGCGATGCTTGCCGCGTCGGATTCCCTCGGCATCCCCGTTCTCGCCTATTACCTGCTCGGTTTTACGGTGATTACGGCTGCCGTCGTGCAGTACACGCCGCTTGGCTTGCGTCTTTATGCCGTCGGTGAATTTCCGGACGCGGCGCGCGCCGCGGGCCTGCCGCTTCGCAGATTGCTGGCGGGAGCGTTCATCGCAAGCGGCATTTCCGGCGGCATAGCGGGCATCCTCTCCGTTTCCTATCTCAGCGGCAGCACGACTGGCTCCGGCGAGATGCTGCTGCCGGTGGTCGTAACGGCTCTGCTTGGCTCGGTCTTCTCGCGCCGGCTGGTGCCGACTGTCACGGGCACGTTGCTCTCCGCTCTGCTGGTCGGATTTCTGGTCAACGGCTTCCAGCTTCTGAATATTTCGAGCACGCTGGTGAGCGGCGTCCAGGGCGTCCTCATTCTCATCGTCGTCTCCGCCACCACGCTGCTGCGCAAACAGGAGAGCTGACCATGTCGTTCCAGACCTCCACTCCCGCTGCCGCCAGCTTGCCCCGCGCTATCGCCGGCAGCCTGGTACGCTACGGGCTGATCCTGGCGCTGGTCGCCGTCTTCGCAGCATTCTCCATCGCAACGCCCACTTTCCTGACGCTTGCGAACCTGCAGAGTGTGTTGGTCAATAACTTCACGCTTCTCGCCATCGTTTCCATCGCCATGACCTTTGCCGTCTCATTGGGCGGGATTGATCTCTCGGTCGGAACGGCGGCCGATTTCGCGAGCTTCGCCTTCGTGTCCCTCGTGCTTGCGGGCCAATCGGTAGTATTCGCTGCGGCCGCCGGATTGGGTGCGGGCGCGCTGGTCGGCGCCTTCAACGCGCTTCTGATCTCGGGCATCGGCGTATCGCCTTTCCTGGCGACGCTCGGCACGCTGTTCATTGGCCGCAGCATCCAGCAGCTTCTGACCAATGGCGGCAATCCGGTCTATCTGCCGCCAACGGGTGTGCCGGAATCGTTCCGCTACCTTGGCCATGGCACCATTGGCGGCTTCCCAGTGCCGCTGGCGGTTTCCGTCGTAATCATTGCCGCAGCGGCGATCGTTTTTGCCCGTACGCGCTTCGGCCGCGTCGTCCTGTCGATCGGCGTTCAGCCGAGTGTGGTCCGATATTCCGGCGTCGCCTCGCGTAGCCATGTCGCAATGACCTTCATTCTGGTCGGACTGATAGCTGCCGTTGCCGGGTTGATCCTAACGGCGACGGTCACCGTCTACATCCCCTCCTCGGGCAATGCGTTTCTCCTGAATGCGATCGGTGCCACCTTCATCGGCACGACGCTCAGCCCGCTGGGGCGGCCGAACGTAGCTGGAACTGTTCTCGGCGTATTGCTGCTCAGCATCATCGCCAACGGTCTGCTGCTGACCGATCTCAACTTCTACTGGCAGCAGGTGGGAACGGGCACAGTGATCTTCGCCGTCCTGGCCTTAAGCTTCACGAGTCGAAAATCCAGCACTGCCGGCTGAGAACTCGCGTCCAAAACTCATAGAGATCAGCAGGCAGACAGCATGAGCAATCCGTCCGAATTTCTTTGGTATATCCCGAACGACGTCAAAGCCGGCCATCGTGGCGATTCCAGCGTCGAGAACCATAACAGCCTGGAGAGGCTAACCACCCACGCAAAGGCGCTGGAGGAACACGGCTGGAAGGGCGCGCTCATCGGCACCGGCTGGGGCAGACCCGACACCTTCACGGTGGCGACTTCGCTTGCCGCGCGCACCACCACCTTCGAGCCACTTATCGCGGTCCGCCCTGGCTATTGGCGGCCGGCAAACTTCGCGACTGCTGCCGCCACGCTCGACCATTTGTCCGGCGGGCGCGTGCGCGTCAACATCGTGTCTGGCCAGGACGACCTTGCCGCCTACGGCGACAGCGAAGGCGACCAGGCCCATCGTTATGACCGCACCAAGGAGTTTATGCGGCTGGTTCGCAGACTGTGGACGGAAGAGAATGTCACCTATGCCGGCGAGCACTTCTGGGTCACCGGATCGACCGCGATGCCGCGCATCGAGGTCCGCGGCGACCGGCGGCATCCCAAGCTCTATTTCGGCGGCGCCTCCGAGGCGGCCGAGCGGGTGGCCGCCACCGAGGCCGATGTCCAGCTTTTCTGGGGCGAACCCCTCGACGGCGTCCGGGAGCGGATCGGGCGGCTGAGGGCGCTGAGCAAAGAACTCGAACGCGACTTGCCGCCGCTGGAGTTCGGGTTGCGGATCACCACGCTGGTTCGCGACACCACGGAACAAGCCTGGGCCGATGCCGAGGCGAAGGTCGCCGAGATGGTAAAGAACAAGGGCGCCGGCTGGAACGACCACCGGCAGGCCGTGGCGGTTGGCCAGAAGCGGCTGCTCGATCTGCACGCGCGCGGCGATGTCCTTGACGACAACCTCTATACCGCGCCGGGCAGGTTCGGTGGCGGCGGCGCCGGCACCACCTGGCTGGTGGGATCGGCCGCGGACGTTGCCCGTTCGCTACGCAAGTATCGGGATCTCGGCATCACGCATTTCGTGCTCTCCGACACGCCGTACCTGTCCGAGATCAAGCGCCAGGGCAATCAACTGCTTCCGCTACTGCGCAGCATCGAAATCAGGCTTCCAGATTAGCGAGCCGTAGGCGAATATCCAAAGTGCATCGCCTTGCGATTCCTGATACAGCCGCCTCGCCAGCGCGTCCAGTTCGTCTTCCGCGCGTCCTGCAGATGGGCCACGTCCCCGTTATCGGCTGCCATCCAAGCACCCGCATCGCGACCGGGGTGATTTCGGCATGCGAAAAAAATGAATGCACGCGAACCGCTTTACGATGGATCATCGAGCAATCCACGTTATAAACTTGGTACGTTCGGGAAGAAGAGCCTACTAGCGGTAACCAATGCAGAGTCCTCCCAGTTCCTCAGCCGAAAACGCCGGCGACTCAAGCGCAGGTGCTAACCACCCCGCAAACTCGGAGGTCGCCGCCAATAAGGCTGAGGCAGAGACATCCCCCTCGGAGCCATCAGAAGGTTCCAGCTCGTCCATCGAAGCTGAGCGCGCGCGACCGCCTGCCGGATCTTTTGGCCGAAGCAGAGAGGCAACCCGAAATCTGTTGCGTGCACTCGGTCACGATTTGCGGACGAGCTCCATTTCGGCGGGGGCCAAGGCCAAGACGGCCGCCCGCTATTTGAAGACGAAACTCAAGGCATCAATCCGACCCGAAACCACATCAACTACACACAGCTTTGGCAAATGGTCCGCAACAGCTTTCGTCAGAGCAGGAGGCGTTATTCGCAGTCTGCTTGCAAAGACGCTGCACTATCGCCGAAACGCTTCGCCTCGCCCCGGCCGTTGGAAAATCACCATAGGACTAGCCTTGCTTGCCTGCCTCATCCTTGCAGGAAGCGTATTGGTGTGGGCACTCAAAGATGTGCCCTGGGGCGAGATCCGGGACGGGACGTTGAAGCCCGTCGTCGTGCTGGAAACCGCTGACGGCGCGCCATTGGTAAGACAGGGACCTTATCAAGGACCATATGCTCGATACGACCAATTTCCGCCGAGGCTGATCGATGCCGTCCTTTCGATTGAGGATCGGCGGTTCATGGATCATTTCGGCATCGACCTCAAAGGGATCGGAAGGGCGCTCCTGCGGAACGTCCAAGCCGGGTCGGTGGTAGAGGGCGGCAGCACGATCACCCAGCAGCTCATCAAGCTGCAGTATCTCGAGAGCGATCGAACAATAAAACGAAAGATACAGGAGGTCGTCATCGCCCTGTGGCTGGAGTGGAAACTCGGCAAGCAGGAAATCCTGACACGCTATCTCAACAGCGTCTATCTCGGTGCCGGTGCCACCGGCATGCCTGCCGCTGCGCGGATCTACTTCGACAAGGATATCGGTGCACTCAATCTGCCGGAATCGGCGATGCTGGCGGGATTGCTGCGGGCGCCGAGCCAATGGAATCCGATCGACAATTTCGACGGCGCCCGACAACGCACTTCCGTTGTTCTCGACGCGATGGTGGCCAATGGCAAGATCACCGCGCCGGAGGCTGAAGAAGCCAAAGCAAGCTTCGCCAAGCTGCACCCGACAACGCCGACACCGCGCTCCGGAAGCTGGTTTGCAGACTGGATTTCGCCGCAGGCAAGCGAAATCGCCGGCTCCTCGCCGGGCTCGACGACGGTGCGCACCACCTTGGTACCACAGCTCCAGCAGATCGCCGAAAGGGTGGTCAAAAGAGCACTCGATGGTGAAGGAAAGGCGGTCGGAGCATCGCAGGCCGCATTGGTAGCGATGACGCCGGACGGCGCGGTCGTCGCCATGGTCGGCGGGCGTGACTACAAGGCAAGCCAGTTCAACCGTGCCGTCACTGCGATGCGGCAGCCGGGCTCCACCTTCAAGCTGTTCGTCTATTACGCAGCCCTGAAGGCGGGGCTTACCTTATCCGACCGCATTCTCGATGCGCCAATCGACATCAACGGCTGGTCGCCGGAAAATTACGGCGGCAACTATCACGGCTGGGTAACACTTGCCGAAGCCTTCGCCCGATCGCTGAATGCGGCCAGCGTGGCGCTTGCTCAAGAGGTCGGGATCGACAAAGTGATTGCCGCCGCCCGAGAGCTCGGCATCAAAGCGCCGCTTGCCAATACGCCGTCTCTGGCGCTTGGTACATCCGAAGTCAACTTGCTTGAGCTCACCAGCGCTTACGCATCCGTCCAACTCGGCAAGGCACCGGTTGAGCCCTGGGGCATCATCAATTTTCAGGCGGCGGGGCAGGCGAATGCGTTTCGAGTTGGCCCGCAAGCTAGGCCGAATGTCGATCTTTCGACCTACCAGTCCGATCTCCTCGGTCTTCTGCAGTTGGTGGTCGAGCGGGGCACCGGACGTGGAGCGGATCCCGGCACGTTTGCAGCCGGCAAGACGGGCACCAGCCAGAACAATCGCGATGCCTGGTTCGTCGGCTTCACGGAACCGCTCGTCGCCGGCGTATGGGTGGGCAATGATGACGATACGCCGATGAACGGGGTCACAGGCGGTGCCTTGCCAGCGCATATTTGGCGGGACTTCATGCGGGAGGCGATGGCCGAACCTGCGCCAAATGGAGCTCGGTCGCCAGAAGCAGTGATCGACGGCCAAGGCGCACCGCAGTCCTGCAATGTCACCGCCTGCTCACGCAGCTACCGCTCCTTCCGACCGTCCGACTGTACCTACCAGCCCTATGCCGGTGGGCGTCGACTATGCGAAAAATGATCGCTTCAGCTCATGTCGCCTGGCATTTAAGGGGGTTTCCTCAATTTGTGTGGTGATGAGTATTGTTGAGGCAACATGCATGCTCGGAGGAGCTCCGCGCCTGCTCTGCGAAGAGCACTCTGAATCGCGACGGGGCGCCGGCGTTTCGAAACCGCAGTCGCGTCCCCGAATGTCGCTGCAGACGACATTTTCGCGCCGCCTGAAGCCGGCTCGATTTATGATCTGGCGGGCGAGCTGCGGGAAAGACAGTTCGCATCGTCAAATACGCTGGTCGCGACAAATCCCGCTCCGACTTCGAGCAGGAAGGCAAGAAGGGATACGCCGCTCTCGATGGGATTCGAACTGCCCGACCCTGTTGTTACAAAAGCCATCCGCCTGAAATCCCTCAGTAACGGACACCGGCTTCGCCTGCATGGAATGACCGACTTGGGCCGGAAGCGGAAGGTCCGCTTTCGGGTTGTCGGGCTGCAAGCCGACCTTCGAGTCTAGAAAAGCGTGGACTGCTCTGTGCGCCAAAAGCGGAACTCCGATCCTGCTCCGGACCCGAAATTAGGAATTCCCGCGTGAAACGGTCCTCGAAGCGACGTTATCCGAGTTATCCAATAGTCGGAGCATCATCATGGACGCTCAAGCCCTAAAACCGGCTGCCACGTTCGCAAAGCATGCCGGGACACCGAGTACCACTCGGGCTCGCGGCACCTGCTTGACGACGCTGTTCATTTGATTTCCTCGATCTCGCCTGGCCGCCACGTCTTGTCGAAGTAGGGCTCCAACGGCCCGTAGAGCCGCAGGATGATGTTCCACCCTTTGCCCTGCCACGTCTGCACCCAATTGCTCTCTTTGCCGGCCGGCGGCTTGGGGGCGAAGTACACGTCTACCGAGCCGTCCGGGTTGGCCGCGACGCCTTTCTTCTGGCTGCTGATGCTCGGGAACTGCTGGTCGGTTTGAAGCATCGAACGGGTCTGATTGTCATACAGCACGAGCGACCAGAAGTCCTTCACCGGGATGTTCGGCGGCAGGTGCAGCCGGTAACTCTTCCCGCCGTCGAATGGCTGCCCCTTCGAATCAATGAAGGCGACGAGATACTGGGAGCCGACGCCGACGATCTTGGCCGCCATCGCCGGCGTGATCCCGGTAGCGTAGAAGAAGAAGAACGTGCGGGCATCGAGCAGTCGTACGCCATCGCGTTCGAAGAGATAACTGCCGCCCACGAAGGGTGTGCACCAAGCGCTGTTTGGATAGAGATAGGACTCTTTCAAACGCGTCCGGTAGGCAAGTGCGCGAGCGGTGGCATGGCCGACAGCGGCCGCTTCCGTAAGGATCTTCTTCATGCGCGCATCGGGCGCGAACGGCTTTCCCTTCTCGATGCCGATGGAGGCCAGCAGGCCTAGCGTCTCCGGATCCATCGCCTCGTTCGGTTCTTCCTGCACGACGTCGTTGACTTCCTCGAAGAAGGAAAAGTCCATCGAGTGGATCATATTGAACGCCTTGCCCGAAACGTTGATGAGTTTGGTTTCCGGTGGGCGTGTTGCCTGCGACAGCGGATAGATGCGCACCTTCCGAAGGTTCTCGGCTGCCGGCTTCGGATCACCGTTCACCAGAAAGGCGCGGGTCGCCAGCAAATTGCCAAAGGTGCGCGACTTGAAGACATAATAGCCCTCAGGCGGCGTACCCTTGTAGTCCGGCGGCAGGAACAGGAACTTGCCGCCCTTGCCTTTGTCCGGCCCGGCGTTGCCCAGGTCGGCGACATAGTGAAACCAGAAGTCGTCCACGAGGCCGAGGGTGTTGGGGGGACTTTCGACGACGACCGGACCGTTTTTTAGATCGAGCCAGGCTACTCCGTACACGGTCTCGGTGTTCCCCGTCAGGATGAGCAACCTGGAGTCCGCCAACGACTCCCACAACAAAACGGTCTGATTGGCAGGCCCAAATGTGAGCAGTGCTCTGCGCTGGGCTGCCAGCGAGACGGCGGGCATCGTGTTGAGGACAGCCTGCACGCCGCGCTGGAAATCGAGATTGTCGTATACCTTCTGGACGGTCGTGTCGTCGGGGAAGCCGTCGGTGAACTTGAGCGTTCCCAGACGCGTCTCGAGGCTGTCGGGGATGGTAATGGCCGGAGGAATCTCGGTGGCCATCCTGGGCGAGCCGCCGGTCTGCGCCGTTGCGGTACTTGCTGTCAGAATTAGTACAAGAATCGATTTCATTTGACCTCCTCGACGTCGGCCATCACCCACGTCTTGTCGAAGAGCGGTTTCAGCGGGCCGTAGAATCGGGCGGCGAGCCAGAAGTCCTTGCCGGCGGTCGGAATCCAGTTGTTCTCGAAGCCCGCAGGCGGCTTCGCCCCGATGTACACGTCGACAGAGCCATCCTTGTTCACCGCCAGCTTTGCCTTGTCGTAGGACGACACGCCGACGCGGTTTTGCGGGTTATGAATGAAGGCGTTGATGCCGACCTCGTACGCGATGATCGACCAGAAGTCGCGCGCGGGCGTATCCGCCGGCATGCGGACGCGATACAGCCGATCGCCGCGGTAGAGCTGCTCGGACTTGTCGCGAAAGCTGAACAGATAGGCGGAGGCGGGCAGCTTGTCCGGATCGCCGGTCCGCTTCGGCGCCCATGTCGCCCAGTAGAAGTTGCCGGCCCGCGCATCGTAATCGAGCTTGCCGTTCCCGTAGTATGTGTAGCCGAAGGTGCCTTCGAGTCTGAGGCCGAGCCAACCCGGCGAGAACGGAACGAGTGCACGGTTCAGGAAATAGTCGTTCATCTGCACGGCGCCCTCGCGCACGGCTTGCTTGAGAAGCTGCGCCTGTTCCCCCTGCGGGTTGAACGGCTTGCCCTTTTCGATGCCGATAGTCGCGAGCATTGCCAGCATGACGGCATCCTTGTCCTGCGGCGGATCCGCATCAATCGTTTCCGCGAGCAGCCGGAGATAGGTCAGGTCGTAGGCCGGCAGCGTTTTCCACGCCTTCGGGTAAGCGTCGATGTAGCGGTTCGCGTGCGGCTTCGCAGCCTCGGCCAGCGGGTAGGTCTTCAGCCGCTGGCTGTAGGCCACCGCGTCCTGGAGAGTCCCGTTGTTTGTCGCGATGGGTCGTAACGCAAAATGGACGAATACCGTTGGCGAGCGTACGACGAAGTAGCCGCTCGGTTGCTTCCCTTTGAAGCCGGGCGGCAAGAAGAGGTACTTGCCGCCTTTCCCCGCATCGTCGCCGGTCGGGCCGATATCCACGAGCGGCACCTCCCACGAATCGATGCCGCTGCCGAAGAACGCGACCTTGCCAGTCGCCGGCGGAACGTCCAGCACCATGGGTCCCCGCCGCAGATCGAAGAACGTCAAGACGTAGGGTGTCTGATTGTTGGCCGTCAGGAACTCATGCCGTGGTTCCATGACGTTGGAGAAATAGATGACGTCCCCAAAATCCGCGTCCAGATCGCGCTTCAACGACGCGCGGATCGCCGCCATGCTCACGGCGGGCATCCCCCAGATCACCGCCTCTACCGTGCGTCGCTCGATGGTGCGGCGGGCGAGCGCCTCCGGTGAGAGACCCTGCGCGGCGGCTGAGACCGCTCCGCAAATCAAGACGAGTAATGCGAGGGCTCTTCTGCTCATGGCCGCCTTCCTGTGAACTTTGTGGCCTGTCCTAAGGTGCCGCGTAACGAACCAAGCTAGTCGGTGTTGAGCGGACGGCGCGTAAGCGCCGCCGGCGAGCGGTTGAGCAAGCGGTTAGGCCGCTTACGAGGCCAAACGCAAATAACTGTCGCTTAGCAGGCCGACGCTTTGCCCGATGTCTCGGTACTCGCGCAACGAGACCCGCATCTCGTTCGCCATCTCCGTTTGCGTTGCGCCAACGCTCCGACGCATCGCCTTCAACTCGGACATTCCCAAAAACCGCCTACAACCGACCAAGGCGCGGTCATTCGAAGGATCGTGCGGAAGTACGTTACAGTATACAGCCAATTGCCGTAAGCACGAACGGCTGGCCGACCAACGTCAAGGTGTATAAAGCCATACGCAACGGACCGTCGCCCGGGCCCCTTCCAATTTCCGCAACAGGCACAGCCGAGACCGCCCCGCGTGGGCAGCAAAGATAGTCTGCTCTCGGGATGCGGCGAAGCTGATCGCTACGCCCGACATCGAGGTGCAAAGCTGTCGTTGAACTTTAAAGTCTTGAGCCCCCCACATTCGACATCTGGCGCAGTTGATGGGATTAGAACCTTCTGCACCGCCTGCGAGTGTAAATAGGCATCAAGTAATGACCCCAGACGCTGCAGCGAAAACAGTTGCTTGTTGTGCCTACCGGCATCGTGACCCCATGCCGATTCACACGTTGAAGATGAAACACGCCCAGGGCCATGGATCGAGATGAAGCACTGGGGTTCTGTCGCAAACCGGGCACCAAGCGCAAACAACGGTTCCGGATCTTCGTTCGAAGACTGTTAATTTGTGAAAACAACTGTGCAAAGCAACAAATTTTACAGGATTTCTTAAGCCGGTTTTTTCGGGCTCCTGTTTAGCTGATGCAGCATTAGAAAACGGGTATAATTCCGATATGATTCGACAACAGCGACATCCCTCCGCCACCATTTTCAAAGCCCTGCGGAGGGCCACGCTCGGCGCGCTATGCGCCGTGGTCGGTTCCGTTGGTCTTTTACTTTTATTAAACCTGTTGATGCCGGATCGACCTTTTTTGGTCGGATTTGTCGGCGCAGCATTGATTTCCGCATTTGTGGCCTTTCCGCTGCTTTTTGCCTTGCAGCTCAACAACGGCGTCATCCGCAAGATGCGGGAAAACGTCACCCAGGCGGCGCGCTACGATAGCGTGACGAAGACGCTGAACGGCACCGCTTTTGCCGCGGCCGTCGAGCACTTTGTCGACCGGCGCAAGCATGCCGGCACCGATGCAGGCGGCATCGTCATCGCCGTCATCATCGATACGCTCGACGACATCGGCCGCCGCTGGGGGCCGCAATGGGCCGACACCGTGATGCAATCGCTTGCCTCGATCATCCAGTCCTCGGTTCGTCGTGGCGATCTCGTGGCGCGGCTTGCGACCAACGAACTCGGCATCTTCCTGCCTGGCGCCACGATCGAGGACGCCCGCGACATCGGCACCCGCATCCGCACGCGCGTCTCCGCGGCCACGTTCAGCGCCGACGACGCGCCGCTTTCCGTCGCCATCCGCCTCGGCGGCATCTCCTTCGACGGCCCAGCCGACTTCAACCAACTCCGCCAGCTCGCCGACCAAATGGCCTTCGAGCGCGGCGACGAGAGCGACGACATCCCGATCAGCGTGCTGCCGGCAGCATGACGCTGGCGACCCCACCGCCGCGGCGGCGGCGGCATGGGCCCAAACGGCGAGACCTCTCTTTGATGCGGCGTCAGAGCCAGCTGGGATCTCGGTTGGCCTTCTGGATCCACCGAGGCTGATCGAGCCTCGAGGGATGAGTGTCGGTGTGGGTTTCGTTAAGCAGCGCCATTGCCGAGGAAATTTCACCGCTCGGAATCGAAATCCGCGCCGGGCTTCATACAGGCGAATGTGAAATGATG of Rhizobium sp. NXC24 contains these proteins:
- a CDS encoding ABC transporter permease; this encodes MSADVELAPPMSFEPAGPNRRQAGSVAAAALRYGSLIAFAAILVVFSLTAPYFLSIGNIGNVLGQSTISGVLAIGLTIVLIAGGSNVVKGGIDLSLAANMGLSAAVYASLTQLGYGDAVAVAASLLTGALIGTINALAVVVAGIVPLLATLAVMNVVAGLELVLTQNTVLPASTPLLAMLAASDSLGIPVLAYYLLGFTVITAAVVQYTPLGLRLYAVGEFPDAARAAGLPLRRLLAGAFIASGISGGIAGILSVSYLSGSTTGSGEMLLPVVVTALLGSVFSRRLVPTVTGTLLSALLVGFLVNGFQLLNISSTLVSGVQGVLILIVVSATTLLRKQES
- a CDS encoding ABC transporter permease encodes the protein MSFQTSTPAAASLPRAIAGSLVRYGLILALVAVFAAFSIATPTFLTLANLQSVLVNNFTLLAIVSIAMTFAVSLGGIDLSVGTAADFASFAFVSLVLAGQSVVFAAAAGLGAGALVGAFNALLISGIGVSPFLATLGTLFIGRSIQQLLTNGGNPVYLPPTGVPESFRYLGHGTIGGFPVPLAVSVVIIAAAAIVFARTRFGRVVLSIGVQPSVVRYSGVASRSHVAMTFILVGLIAAVAGLILTATVTVYIPSSGNAFLLNAIGATFIGTTLSPLGRPNVAGTVLGVLLLSIIANGLLLTDLNFYWQQVGTGTVIFAVLALSFTSRKSSTAG
- a CDS encoding LLM class flavin-dependent oxidoreductase produces the protein MSNPSEFLWYIPNDVKAGHRGDSSVENHNSLERLTTHAKALEEHGWKGALIGTGWGRPDTFTVATSLAARTTTFEPLIAVRPGYWRPANFATAAATLDHLSGGRVRVNIVSGQDDLAAYGDSEGDQAHRYDRTKEFMRLVRRLWTEENVTYAGEHFWVTGSTAMPRIEVRGDRRHPKLYFGGASEAAERVAATEADVQLFWGEPLDGVRERIGRLRALSKELERDLPPLEFGLRITTLVRDTTEQAWADAEAKVAEMVKNKGAGWNDHRQAVAVGQKRLLDLHARGDVLDDNLYTAPGRFGGGGAGTTWLVGSAADVARSLRKYRDLGITHFVLSDTPYLSEIKRQGNQLLPLLRSIEIRLPD
- a CDS encoding PBP1A family penicillin-binding protein; amino-acid sequence: MQSPPSSSAENAGDSSAGANHPANSEVAANKAEAETSPSEPSEGSSSSIEAERARPPAGSFGRSREATRNLLRALGHDLRTSSISAGAKAKTAARYLKTKLKASIRPETTSTTHSFGKWSATAFVRAGGVIRSLLAKTLHYRRNASPRPGRWKITIGLALLACLILAGSVLVWALKDVPWGEIRDGTLKPVVVLETADGAPLVRQGPYQGPYARYDQFPPRLIDAVLSIEDRRFMDHFGIDLKGIGRALLRNVQAGSVVEGGSTITQQLIKLQYLESDRTIKRKIQEVVIALWLEWKLGKQEILTRYLNSVYLGAGATGMPAAARIYFDKDIGALNLPESAMLAGLLRAPSQWNPIDNFDGARQRTSVVLDAMVANGKITAPEAEEAKASFAKLHPTTPTPRSGSWFADWISPQASEIAGSSPGSTTVRTTLVPQLQQIAERVVKRALDGEGKAVGASQAALVAMTPDGAVVAMVGGRDYKASQFNRAVTAMRQPGSTFKLFVYYAALKAGLTLSDRILDAPIDINGWSPENYGGNYHGWVTLAEAFARSLNAASVALAQEVGIDKVIAAARELGIKAPLANTPSLALGTSEVNLLELTSAYASVQLGKAPVEPWGIINFQAAGQANAFRVGPQARPNVDLSTYQSDLLGLLQLVVERGTGRGADPGTFAAGKTGTSQNNRDAWFVGFTEPLVAGVWVGNDDDTPMNGVTGGALPAHIWRDFMREAMAEPAPNGARSPEAVIDGQGAPQSCNVTACSRSYRSFRPSDCTYQPYAGGRRLCEK
- a CDS encoding DUF1254 domain-containing protein; translation: MKSILVLILTASTATAQTGGSPRMATEIPPAITIPDSLETRLGTLKFTDGFPDDTTVQKVYDNLDFQRGVQAVLNTMPAVSLAAQRRALLTFGPANQTVLLWESLADSRLLILTGNTETVYGVAWLDLKNGPVVVESPPNTLGLVDDFWFHYVADLGNAGPDKGKGGKFLFLPPDYKGTPPEGYYVFKSRTFGNLLATRAFLVNGDPKPAAENLRKVRIYPLSQATRPPETKLINVSGKAFNMIHSMDFSFFEEVNDVVQEEPNEAMDPETLGLLASIGIEKGKPFAPDARMKKILTEAAAVGHATARALAYRTRLKESYLYPNSAWCTPFVGGSYLFERDGVRLLDARTFFFFYATGITPAMAAKIVGVGSQYLVAFIDSKGQPFDGGKSYRLHLPPNIPVKDFWSLVLYDNQTRSMLQTDQQFPSISSQKKGVAANPDGSVDVYFAPKPPAGKESNWVQTWQGKGWNIILRLYGPLEPYFDKTWRPGEIEEIK
- a CDS encoding DUF1214 domain-containing protein produces the protein MSRRALALLVLICGAVSAAAQGLSPEALARRTIERRTVEAVIWGMPAVSMAAIRASLKRDLDADFGDVIYFSNVMEPRHEFLTANNQTPYVLTFFDLRRGPMVLDVPPATGKVAFFGSGIDSWEVPLVDIGPTGDDAGKGGKYLFLPPGFKGKQPSGYFVVRSPTVFVHFALRPIATNNGTLQDAVAYSQRLKTYPLAEAAKPHANRYIDAYPKAWKTLPAYDLTYLRLLAETIDADPPQDKDAVMLAMLATIGIEKGKPFNPQGEQAQLLKQAVREGAVQMNDYFLNRALVPFSPGWLGLRLEGTFGYTYYGNGKLDYDARAGNFYWATWAPKRTGDPDKLPASAYLFSFRDKSEQLYRGDRLYRVRMPADTPARDFWSIIAYEVGINAFIHNPQNRVGVSSYDKAKLAVNKDGSVDVYIGAKPPAGFENNWIPTAGKDFWLAARFYGPLKPLFDKTWVMADVEEVK
- a CDS encoding diguanylate cyclase, with protein sequence MVGFVGAALISAFVAFPLLFALQLNNGVIRKMRENVTQAARYDSVTKTLNGTAFAAAVEHFVDRRKHAGTDAGGIVIAVIIDTLDDIGRRWGPQWADTVMQSLASIIQSSVRRGDLVARLATNELGIFLPGATIEDARDIGTRIRTRVSAATFSADDAPLSVAIRLGGISFDGPADFNQLRQLADQMAFERGDESDDIPISVLPAA